Proteins encoded in a region of the Ziziphus jujuba cultivar Dongzao chromosome 3, ASM3175591v1 genome:
- the LOC107422557 gene encoding dihydroxy-acid dehydratase, chloroplastic, producing the protein MQAALISPSSWPTIRTFITQNGSHPRAPFTVRASVSDAVQSPPSIAVESPPTQKLNKYSSRVTEPKSQGGSQAILHGVGLSDDDLSKPQIGISSVWYEGNTCNMHLLSLSEAVKQGVTEAGMVGFRFNTVGVSDAISMGTRGMCYSLQSRDLIADSIETVMSAQWYDGNISIPGCDKNMPGTIMAMGRLNRPSIMIYGGTIKPGHFQGHTYDIVSAFQCYGEYVSGSISDEQRKNVVLNSCPGAGACGGMYTANTMASAIEAMGMSLPYSSSTPAEDPLKLDECRLAGKYLLELLKMDLKPRDIITPKSLRNAMVIVMALGGSTNAVLHLIAIARSVGLELTLDDFQKVSYEVPFLADLKPSGKYVMEDVHKIGGTPAVIRYLLELGFLDGDCMTVTGKTLAENAKSFLPLSQGQDIIRPLENPIKKTGHIQILYGNLAPEGSVAKITGKEGLYFSGPALVFEGEEAMIAAISENPMSFKGKVVVIRGEGPKGGPGMAEMLTPTSAIMGAGLGKEVALLTDGRFSGGSHGFVVGHVCPEAQEGGPIGLIRNGDIINIDVQNRRIDVQLTDEEMAKRRKEWISPPYKANRGVLYKYIKNVQSASKGCVTDE; encoded by the exons ATGCAAGCGGCTCTGATTTCACCATCTTCATGGCCCACCATCAGAACTTTCATTACCCAAAATGGGTCCCACCCAAGAGCTCCGTTCACCGTCAGAGCATCGGTATCGGACGCTGTTCAGTCACCTCCTTCCATTGCTGTCGAATCCCCACCTACCCAGAAGCTCAACAAGTACAGCTCTCGAGTCACTGAGCCCAAATCCCAAGGTGGGTCTCAGGCAATTCTGCATGGTGTTGGACTTTCCGATGACGATTTAAGTAAACCCCAGATTGGGATATCATCGGTTTGGTACGAAGGGAACACCTGCAACATGCACCTCTTGAGCCTCTCTGAGGCTGTGAAACAGGGTGTCACAGAAGCTGGCATGGTTGGGTTTAGATTCAATACCGTTGGGGTCAGTGATGCTATCTCTATGGGTACTAGAGGAATGTGCTATAGTTTGCAGTCAAGAGATTTGATTGCTGATAGTATTGAGACTGTTATGAGTGCTCAGTGGTATGATGGCAATATCTCAATTCCTGGTTGTGACAAAAAT ATGCCAGGTACAATCATGGCAATGGGCCGGCTTAACCGACCAAGTATTATGATATACGGTGGAACTATCAAG CCTGGGCATTTTCAAGGTCATACGTATGATATAGTATCTGCCTTCCAG TGTTATGGAGAATATGTTAGCGGATCCATAAGCGATGAGCAGAGGAAGAATGTAGTACTGAACTCTTGTCCTGGGGCCGGGGCTTGTGGTGGAATGTATACAGCAAACACAATGGCCTCTGCCATTGAAGCTATGGGAATGTCTCTTCCATACAG CTCTTCAACGCCCGCTGAGGACCCATTGAAGCTAGATGAGTGTCGTTTAGCTGGAAAATATCTTCTAGAACTATTGAAAATGGACTTGAAACCACGAGATATTATCACTCCAAAGTCACTACGTAATGCGATGGTTATTGTCATGGCACTTGGTGGGTCTACCAATGCTGTGTTACACTTGATTGCTATTGCAAG GTCTGTTGGTCTGGAATTGACCCTTGATGATTTTCAGAAGGTTAGCTATGAGGTCCCATTTCTTGCAGATCTTAAGCCTAGTGGGAAATATGTTATGGAGGATGTCCACAAG ATTGGAGGAACCCCAGCAGTCATTCGCTACCTTTTGGAGCTTGGATTTTTGGATGGGGATTGTATGACGG TTACTGGGAAGACACTAGCTGAAAATGCAAAAAGTTTCCTTCCTTTGTCCCAAGGGCAG GATATTATAAGACCATTGGAAAACCCCATAAAAAAAACTGGTCACATCCAAATATTGTACGGAAATCTTGCACCAGAGGGATCTGTAGCAAAGATTACTGGAAAGGAGGGGCTTTATTTCTCTG GTCCTGCACTTGTCTTTGAAGGAGAGGAAGCAATGATTGCAGCTATCTCAGAGAATCCAATGAGTTTTAAG GGTAAAGTTGTGGTTATTAGAGGAGAAGGACCTAAGGGAGGACCAGGCATGGCTGAAATGTTGACACCAACTAGTGCAATAATGGGAGCTGGTCTAGGGAAG GAGGTTGCATTATTGACAGACGGTAGGTTCTCAGGCGGATCACATGGATTTGTAGTTGGTCACGTTTGTCCTGAAGCGCAG GAAGGTGGTCCCATTGGTTTGATAAGAAACGGAGACATCATCAATATTGATGTTCAAAACAGGAGAATTGATGTTCAGTTAACAGATGAGGAGATGGCAAAGCGAAGAAAAGAATGGATTTCACCACCATATAAGGCTAACCGTGGAGTGCTATACAAG TACATCAAGAATGTGCAGTCAGCTTCCAAGGGATGTGTGACCGATGAGTAA